ACTTATTACTTATACTTGGTGTTATACCATAATAGTTGTTAGCAGTCTTCACACCAATACACATACagtcacctcctccatcaagtatctcacattcatacttagtgaagagaacattcAGTCCATTATCACAAATCTAACTGACCAATGCTGAGTAAGTTAGCCTTCAACCCATCTACATACTAGACATCTTCAAAAACTGGCAACCATGAAATTTCCACAGttccgatgcctctaatcacagatttgcttccatctccaaacgtgactgtcccaatctttccttcaaagagtGTCTTGAACAAAGCTTTACTACCTATCATATAcctggaacaaccactatccaaataccaaagacaagaatcatGTGCCTTTAAGGCGGTTAAAGCAATATAACACACATAATTATCATCACATGTAATTATACCAAGATGCtcaaggaaagatttaacaaaagcaacaagagacaagaacaacaagtAGACAAGATGGCATATTAGCAATAAGATCTTCCAAGAATCCATGACAAAAGAGCtacttgctctgataccacttgtttgtttttagaccccttaaaacacaaccagattaacctagttaattagccaaatgattacttagaaaaattatcaaatctacGTTAACACAcatatttcatattattgtaaagtgcggaaaataaagaacacaacaatatgataacttaagaaaaccaaaccggtaaaaaacttggagggtgatttaacctagctatcctcaaggtaaaacgaatccactataaaagaattgaagtttatacaatagcgacttagaccgctaacatcctattactacctcgagtaagaaacttactaccacgaccacgtgacagctccgagtccacggactacttctttcttggattcccagcaagtacaagcactcccacttgtgtatctttaagctcttgaatcagcAACTAAATTGATCACCAAactcttgacatcaatcttgaaattgaaaaccctaagtgtatgtgaaggcaaacacctttAGATCTCAtagaagattcacacacacaacataaaGAGCAACCagaaaacgtggctagggtttttctttttatacttaagacaaaacataaaaccctacacgtcaaacgggcttgggatgagttggaaattctgcagaaaaaaaaaaaaaaaaaaaaaaaaaaaaaaaaaaaaaaaaaaaaaaaatctgcacgactttcgatcaatcgagtctaattctcgatcgatcgagccaaacAGATTTACATAGTAAATCTTAcagtaactcgattccaactttatataaaaacacatactttgagcaagtctaaacaagactaaaaacgttttaatcatggtttgccaacattacaaaatgaagttctaatatattagttcctaattccttagaacctaacattagCAGTGTTCTCATTGTTAGATATTCGAAATATACTTTATCTtttgtgtgaatcttttgtgaagAAATCGCATACCtacattttctatatataaaaaaatcatgtatcTCCATCGTTTGATGATGAATTGTTCACAACCTAATCACAACCTAATCTTGAAAGAAAAGCCTTGATTTCCCAAACACATAATCTCTTTTCACAACCTAAACTTACAACCCGcccctcccccaaaaaaaaacagttcTATTTGTGTCCTCTCCACAATGTCTTTCTCTCACcctcacaacaacaacaacaacaacaaagtttCTTGGTATTTAGATTTGCAACTGGGACAAATCTGATTGGATGTGGCCGAAAACGGTGACCAAAAATTGGTGAAGGCAATGTGAGGAGCTGTGAGGGGTTGGAGACAAAAATGGTGGAAcggatttgatttttatttttactgagGATTTATGAATTTTGGGATCTGGGGTGATAAAAATTGTGAGTTTTTCTCCTCGCAGTcatcattgttgttgttgtttatttatttattttatgtatttatgtgtgtgttctCTTTTGGAGGGTGGTTGTTAGGTAGTAATTGTTTGTTTGGAGTGACCAACCCATAAGCCCTGATGTTCAATCCCCGGCGGTGGGTTATCTTGCACCGTTGAATCTTCTGATGCCCGCATTAGCATTATGAGTGCTCTTTACAAATTGAAGCCCGCAATAGACACCCTTTTTAAACCAGTTCCCATTTAGAATACCAAATCAAATTATATTTGTTAGAAATAGGTCAGTTAATGAGTATTTGTGACACGTTCTTGCGTACACTATATGCAAAATTCTAGATCATTTTTACTCTATAATGTTCTTTATCTTTTGCAGGATTTTCATGGTTAGAAATCATCAAAATATACTTTATCTATCCACAACATGTATGTTAATCTTTTGTGAATAAACCGCATACCtctaattttcttaataaaaagaaagaaaatcacaTAACTCCATGGTTTGATGATGAGCCCTCCGTAGAAATCTTGGAAGAGAACCATGATTTCTAATTGATGGTAGCTGCAAGATAAGAGTGTTTGTGTGGGAGGGGGAGGAGAAAACTACTCATAACACTAAGTgaaagaaaataacaatttaaatgGGCCATTGTTATTTAGTTAGGGTGAGAATATGGGCTTcctcatatatttaaaaagaattagCCCATCCCCGAAAGAATAAAAGAGACATAATAGAAAACCACATTCACATGATCACTATATCTAGCAATTGGGCAGAAAATAAATCTAGGGGGTAAGCTATGAGCCTAATGTCAGTTTGATATGTCTTAAAATAGACTATGTATTgtaagaaaaatataacaataacaaaaacaacatgatttttttatttttttaaatgaaggaCAATGGTAGAATATGCCccaatttttttatcataagaGATTACATAATTCAAATGCATAAGTTATCACCTTAGAACAAAGGAAATGTGTCTTACAATATCAAGGAATACACACCACATGGcgtaaataattaaaaataaatgttaaaggCTTAAGTATAAATGGAGAGGATCACATTCCAAGCAAGGGACACAATTATTCACATAATATactcattacttttttttttagatagtttctgtaaaagttgtgatttacaactattttgtgttagCTTTAATTTcgtaccaaatttgattgtaattatgttcaatcttatgtaccctgCATTATATGTGAGATTTCATTGTAAGGGTTATGTGTGACagaaagtgtgaagactcaaggcaaatTGAAGATCAAAGGAGTTTTCGCGAGTAGCTCGCGAGAAGCCTTCCTGCAAAGTGAAGCGTGTGCtcagcacatgactggaatgtgaagagttatGACAGATGGTGACAGTtggttttcgcgagtgtctcgtgggtaaggccttcccgtgaaatacccgcgaaacattctattttgctattttgtcatatctgatacaTCTTATCTctacccatactatatatacccacatatTGAAAGGAGTGTTTTTCATAGAGAAAACCCTTGCCATTACccttgagagtgagagattgtcATACCCATAATCCTGTACACAATtcattgtggttttcctcaactctaacctctccatttccaaatccttgaaaggctgatagcccaaacacttaccacacatATCCTGAATATAAactgaggttttggtgctgttgagaagcattggaagaagccatttgtttggtggatgTAATCGGGTTGAATTGCgtgatccggagagctagagaagacaaggcttcATCAAATCAGTtggtagtaggagcttggagggctcaagtacatagtttagattaggcttggagggtcttttgttattcgtgtactccaacttattctctagtggatcgatttactgcttagagggcggcgaagagggtTTTTGCCGAGTTTTtcggtttcttcttcgataacacatcggcataTTATCTTGTGTtcgcattcttcttccctactcttttaactttcattttactactgtgatttgatgaatatggcttagagtagttatattgtgtatacgctcgcatttactctattcggcacttagtttaagttagaatAAAATCAACTgagccgtaattttaatttaggggtctaaatagctcttgtgttttcacacaaattcaagcttttagtttcaatctatgacattcgctcctgataatagttctttatcattagaccatgACACTAGTTGGTTTTTGGTTTAGGCGGAAATTcaaccctaaatctcttattcaatcatcagaaactttaccaattaaactaactaGAATCCACTACTCATTactcttattattataaatttataataggTTGCTTTGTAGCCGATTTGGTGCATATTAGCAAATAAGTAGTTTGATTTCGGTTGTTGTACTTTAATGTATCGATGTTACTTGTTTTCTAGTAGTTCTAGCCTCTATTTGTAGCCTAAATTGTAATGTATTTAATTTTACTGGTTATCTTTATTGCATTGAACATTGACATAGTCAATTACTTAATTTAGTATTACATTTCTCCTCGAAGCATGTATCATATAAGAATGAAATTATTATCgtatgttttgtttgtttgttaagtgaaaaataaaagtagtatATGAAACTTATAAGTGTTAGTCCCACACCATTTAAAAtaatgtgattatttttaacaaagtaTTGTTGATAGTTGATACAATTCTCAAAACCAAAGCTTATCTAGAAAAATCAATTATCcaaataattgaacaaaataaatgatttatccctttgagagagagagtaacaACTAGATAGCAAGGTCACATGCAAAACATTTGCTGCCTTAAAGTATCACATAACTTAtgctaaaaatttgtttttatatctTATAATTCCTATTGAAAATGgaattcaaggaaaaaaaaaagtcatcaacttatggtaaaaaattaaatacaaaataaaaggaaagaaaatatgtaAATTACTTTATAGCATCATTTTGTTAAGGACTTTAAGAGCATGGAATTTTAGGTTTACAAATTTGATCTTATAGTTAGAactttttgtgagagagagagagagtggacCGAATAAACCAAAATGCTATGTTAATGTGATTTAATAGGagtatagcaacaataaataattcatttcagcttttaaatattatatagaatATAGATAAAGTCCTTCCATTAAGGTtaatacaaacccataaacctttATAAATGGATTCAAACGATAGTATACCAATTGATATGATGTTTTGTTAGATTGACACTAAATCCTAAAAATAGTACAAACAACCATTTATAAACAAAGTCAAATAAAGCCCTGAAGGCACATCAAGACCAAGTGATGCAAATTTTGGTTAGATCAATggtaaaacaaaagaaaaaatggtaTAATCAAACACATACAATGGTTAACTTGTAATTTTCATAGTaccatacataaaaaaaatatgaatcccaaaaatgtttttcaatcgggggaagaaaacaaaaaatgcaaaCAATTACACTCATTTCACAACCATTTTATGTAGCAAATTGTGATTGGTTATTTGTTGTTTTTACaggaatatataatttttttttgaccacTCACGATTAATTACatcaaataattgtaaaaataattaaataaggcagagtttggattcaacttattctgcgtttgcgtttttgtgtctctttttttttttgcctgccgttgtttttgacttttcaaccTGTTCATTGTACACTTTTCATCAACTCATGTACtgttcaaaacaaaataagcggTGGAATGCACACCGGTGGGTCCCATTTACTGTTCACGGatccacaaacttcacttttcagtaactttttcattaaaaatggatcccacgatactattcacacatttaaaaattattttgctacagtgttttcagttttcagttttagcaaaataagttctattcaaacagaccctaagtataaaattggttgtaatattagaaattttcaaatacaaaaggtgaaatagatttttatttatttgtttggagAAGCAAAAGGTGAAATAGATGGTGCCTATTTATGGTGCCATTTTCCACTACAACAATATAATAGAAATGCACTATGCACAATTGTACACCATTGGTCAATGGTCATTAAAACCATAGGGAGCGGTTCAATTAAAAACATGGTAAATATAATCAAAAGCCCGCCGAGTCACAAAATTACATTACAGAAACCCGGGAACATAAAAAGTTTGCCTTTAACGTTTTGTCATTTTGCTCAAATTCCAAAATTCCCACACAAAATTTTGAACCAACCATTGATagttaaaaaaacacaaaaactttcaaaactcaaaacaaaaataaaatttttttcccacacACGCCTCTATCCCAAAAGcgcgtttttgaaaaacaaacaatcGCGCtcattctcattttctttctcattacaaaacccttctcttctctctcacaaACTCACCCCAACTCTCTctgcacacacacactctctttctctctctttgtctaAGCACCTAAGAGCAAAGGAGAGCTTCCAAGGTTTCCCAAATGGCAGAGCAAGAGAACTGTGTGCGCATCACTCGCGCAGCCAAAAAGAGAGCCTTGTCTGCAGCTTCAGGCTCACCTAACAAGAAGCGAGTGGTGTTGGGGGAGCTTCCGAACTTGTCAAACGTTGTTGTTCCGGTGAACAACAAGCCTGTAACGAAGACAAAGCCAAAGGCAAAGAAGGCATTAACGACAACGTTAATAAGGACAACAAAGGGTAGTCCCACAAAGGTGGAAATCGATGATAGTTGTGATGATCCCCAACTTTGCGGAGCTTATGCCTCCGACATTGATGACTATCTTCACAAAATGGAGGTAAAGACACAATCTTTTTGGTTCATAAATTGCTTGGGATTTTGTTTTAGCCATTTTGGATTAATGGGTATTTGAATTTGGGGCTAATTTTGAAGatgggattttttatttttatcatataGATAGAGCTAAAGATTCAATTTTTAGCCATTTTGAACTAATGGGTGtttgaaatttggatttttttgatGTGGGGGTTTGGATTTGGGGCTAATTTTGAAGATGGGTTGGTTTTTTTATAGATGGAGACAAAGAGAAGGCCAGTGCCGAATTACCTTGAGAAGGTTCAGAAGGAAGTTACTGCTAACATGAGAGGGGTTTTGGTGGATTGGTTGGTTGAGGTTGCAGAGGAGTATAAGCTTCTTCCAGACACTTTGTATCTCGCTATTTCATATATTGATAGATTCCTATCTTTGAACGTTGTCCATAAGCAGAAGCTTCAATTGTTGGGTGTTTCTTCAATGCTAATTGCCTCGTAAGCCTCCAAGTCTTTCAAACCTTTTGTTTTGGGCTTAAGATAAGCAATTGTTGTTTTATAAAAATGGGTATATGAGCAATGCTAGTgatgttataaattttacttgtttaatgttataaattgatgtgtttactgttaaacaaatcaaaaaagttatttttttattacgtAGTTTGTGTcgttaattataatattaatcaTATCAATTTGTAGATATTGTGTAGTGAATTGatagtatttttttaagatgAGTTTTAATTCCAAGGTATTGTACAATCAATTGGGATCATGTCTTGTGAAGTGAAgcataagttattagtttgaGTCTCTTATTccctttataaataaaaataattctttgaaatttatttgttgTATTGTTTATGTGCCATCAATCATAATCTTGATTATGTTggtttgtaaatattttatggtaaaattgataataattttaatattatggTTTAAACCTAAGGGATGGTGCAATCTACTTGGTTAAAAATTACTAACcataaaatagttttataaatatggGTTTTCTTTGTACTCACAATTATTGGTTTTCCTATTGTGATGAATAGGAAGTATGAGGAAATTACTGCTCCAGATGTGGGTGATTTTTGTTACATTACGGATAATACATATCCTAAGGAGGAGGtgattgtctttttttctttttttacttaattgtcatttttctttcccATGTGGGTCTAAGTTTTATTGTTGTGATTTCATTAATATTGGTTTCATTGTGGTTGTAAAGGTGGTGAAGATGGAGGCTGATATACTCAAGTCACTAAAGTTTGAAATGGGCAATCCTACAGTAAAGACATTTTTAAGGTAAGGACACTGTCAAGACGCTGTGTATTTTCCTCTTTGTTCGTCACTAATTATCCATAAATGAACCAGTGTTACAGTTAAACATTTAAATGATACATTCAACTgattatagttatttttttccccGTTTTGGTTTGCAGAAGATTCACTAGCGTTGCTCAAACGAACAACAAAGTAAGTTAAATGTCTTCTTGGCCCTCTTGTAAATGTTCCtgattttgaaacatttttgttATTGACTCATTGACTTGTGCCTTCTACAGAGTCCCAATTTGCAGTTAGAGTTCCTTGGCTATTATCTTGGGGAGTTAAGTTTGTTAGACTATAACTGTGTGAAATTCTTACCTTCCTTGGTGGCTGCATCAGTTATCTTTCTTGCAAAATTTATCATTCAGCCAATGATACATCCTTGGGTAAGAGCTTGACTTTTGAGACCTGCTATTAGTATGACTTTTTGATTTGAAAGCACTTACAAGTTGTATGCTTTTCACAGTGCGCAACACTGCAACAATATTCTGGATACAAACCAGCTGATTTAAAGGATTGTGTTCTTATCATACATGACTTGTATGTTAGTAGAAAAGGAGGCTCTTTACAAGCCATAAGAGAGAAATACAAGCAGCATAAGGTATTTATGGTTAAACATTTATAACTGAAGTTGATGTAAATTTTCACATAATTCAAAGAGTAGTGATCTAATTTCATAAACATCGTTTTCTTGGAAACAGTTCAAATATGTGGCAAGTATGCCTTCTCCTCCAGAAATACCTGCTTCTTACTTTGAAGATCTAAAAGAATGACAGATTGGTATTTGGGTTATTTATGGATAACCAAGTGGAAAAGTTGAATGTGGGATGGAAATGGATGTTTCATTCAGTAGACGACTTGCTTTCAGTTGCACTGGCTAATGTTGAGTGATGGGAGGTTCTGCAAACTACATTATGTGCTGTGAAGGTTGGCAAAATTCTTTTGGATAATTGCTGTGGCAGGAGGTTTTAGGATGGACAAATTTCTGGTGAAGAGGGGCAAATAACTTAACATCAATTCCACTTGTAAATGGTTATGCACCTCTAGGTTAGTTAGTCTTACTTTTGGCTTGTTGTAACTGGCTTGCATTTTGTTCAACACTGATTAATTGAGCTTGTCCATGATCTGCTTTTATGAGTCCATGGTAATTTAGCTATTTCTTTGAATTATATTTATGGAATGTGATTTTGTGATGCAGAGTACTTTGAGATTAAAAGGAAGCTAGAGATGTATGCTATGGAGGAATGTTACTAGAGCTACTATAGTTTTTTATAGTCTGCTCCAAAATGGCCAGCCAGTAAACCCAGAATGTTACAGTGATTGCCTTGTTGGTGCATTAGAGTTGCCACCTCAAACTGGAAAATGTTCCCTTCACCTACCAAAACTCTGATCGAGGAAGCCAAGTATTGATTGTGAACACGAAGACATCCCTGGAAACGTGATTTCTGTATGTTTCCATCAGTTAAGGATGGTAGGTTGTGTAAATATCTAGTTGGGCAGATAGTCAGTGTGACTGTTGATGAGTAAACTTCAAGCTTGGGCACtgattcaaaattttgggatccTGCAATCAATTGCTAAAAGAACATAGAATAAATTTTCCAATATCTGACAGACTGATTCTTTTTAACCTCCTCCATAGGGTGTAATTGTAGAACAATATTTATAAGTTGactttattttctctccattgtcGTAGTAGCAGACTAGCAGCATTATCTCTATGTGATGTCATATTTATTGgattttatgggaaatatatCCATCTTTCAACAATGGATTTGGTTCTAATTCTCCATTAATATCTACCAGGCTAATCTAGCAATTGTGAATTTGCCCATCAATCAACCCAATATATTGATCTCCAGTAGGGTCATGATGGCCTATTTTACAGTCCTCCATCACATTTCCATCTGTTGTCTACGAAGGAAAACACATTCAAGATTTTGCGTGAAGCAAAAGAGAGAGCCTTTTGTGTTTTTGGCCGTATGAACCtgttgtgtatatatatgctcatgtgcaaagaaaagatgaaaagttCATTAGACCATAAGAGGTAACTAGCGCTACTAACCGGATTTTGTAATAAAAGCAACATTAGCATGTGCATGGGAAATTAAATGACCAAATTTTACTTCTAAAAATCTTATGGACTACTTGCTTCTCACTTGTTcgatatttttgaatttaggaaagaaaacaaaatggaGTTGCTAAATTAGTTATATaaccaaaagaataaaattagGAAAAAGTGGAGATGACCTTTTCAATTGCTATTCAGGGGATTAGATGTGATAGCTCCAAATCGGCTTGGAGCTAAAATTATACTCTAGATGTAGTGGTAGTTTGGATAGCACTTATTAGTGCTGTGTCTGTGTTTcctcagtttttttttccttttcagccGCAATGGTTGACCTGTTCTTCTGTGAACAGTGTACTTGTGTATTGTTCACAGGTCTCataaactccactttttatcaactttttcattaaaaatgggtcccacaacactattcacacatttaaaaattattttgctacagtgttttcagtttttaattttcagtttcagtaaaataaattctattcaaacagACCCATATGCTTAAAGTCAGACTTCATAATTTCACAAACTAATTCGTGAATACACTTTTATGTAGAgtttaattgatttgataatcaAGCTTAAAACTAGGATTGAACTTGATTGTTTCATGAATAAACAAGTATAAATAAGTTTTTCCTAAGCACTTCTTTACTCATTTACAACCTAAATAGTAAAAGCTTTATTCTATCACATTGCTTTTTTGATGTGGTTATTTCAcatctacttttattttttaaaatgtggaCATTCTCATGTAATTGTAGACATGCGAAGTAGTAGATGTATTCCGatgtgaaaatatattttttcaataataaatactTTAGGAGTGTGTGTAGTTCCTATCCTATCCCACACATATCAAGTGAGGTTGGAAAATTACTAACCCAATCCCACCggctgattttttattttattttattttatatttatggttGCTGTTAATATTAAACTATAACTTTACCATTCATCAaccttaaattattttttatcatgcACATGAATGGTTATCATGGTAGAATAATTTATATTGCATTACTGGTATTTTGATATGTAATAATTATAGGGGACAGGCGAGTAGGCGACACACCATGATGGAAAATTAAAGCTCAAAATTATTGCCTAAGTAAATTACCATAAACTTTTATCATGCAGATAACAGAAGGAGATGCTATTGATGGTCAATCAATTTATATTGGTCACGCATGCCCACCATATGTCTTATGCTGTGAAACAGGTTGAtgttattaagtttttttttttttttttttttttttaagaaggtattaaaaattttggaataaatGAATtccattatttataattttaagtatACTAAACAGACTAACCTCATATTTACATGTGCaccaattttacattttttaattttttttttttttttaagatgttaGCAGTAAACAAAAATGTCCCTATCGTCAACAGAGTTAAGAATTATTGGTGGTGATTGTCGGTGGAACTTTCTACCGCATGTAGAAAACTCGTATCTCGTCATAtacttttgggattttttttttttttaaattacaaaaaaaaacatactcAAAATTTGTCACCTGTGAGTTGTGACAAATAAAACctagattttttaaatttatctttttaattcatagac
This DNA window, taken from Quercus robur chromosome 2, dhQueRobu3.1, whole genome shotgun sequence, encodes the following:
- the LOC126709631 gene encoding putative cyclin-A3-1 isoform X2, whose product is MAEQENCVRITRAAKKRALSAASGSPNKKRVVLGELPNLSNVVVPVNNKPVTKTKPKAKKALTTTLIRTTKGSPTKVEIDDSCDDPQLCGAYASDIDDYLHKMEMETKRRPVPNYLEKVQKEVTANMRGVLVDWLVEVAEEYKLLPDTLYLAISYIDRFLSLNVVHKQKLQLLGVSSMLIASKYEEITAPDVGDFCYITDNTYPKEEVVKMEADILKSLKFEMGNPTVKTFLRFTSVAQTNNKSPNLQLEFLGYYLGELSLLDYNCVKFLPSLVAASVIFLAKFIIQPMIHPWCATLQQYSGYKPADLKDCVLIIHDLYVSRKGGSLQAIREKYKQHKFKYVASMPSPPEIPASYFEDLKE
- the LOC126709631 gene encoding putative cyclin-A3-1 isoform X1; its protein translation is MAEQENCVRITRAAKKRALSAASGSPNKKRVVLGELPNLSNVVVPVNNKPVTKTKPKAKKALTTTLIRTTKGSPTKVEIDDSCDDPQLCGAYASDIDDYLHKMEMETKRRPVPNYLEKVQKEVTANMRGVLVDWLVEVAEEYKLLPDTLYLAISYIDRFLSLNVVHKQKLQLLGVSSMLIASKYEEITAPDVGDFCYITDNTYPKEEVVKMEADILKSLKFEMGNPTVKTFLRRFTSVAQTNNKSPNLQLEFLGYYLGELSLLDYNCVKFLPSLVAASVIFLAKFIIQPMIHPWCATLQQYSGYKPADLKDCVLIIHDLYVSRKGGSLQAIREKYKQHKFKYVASMPSPPEIPASYFEDLKE